A part of Drosophila ananassae strain 14024-0371.13 chromosome 2R, ASM1763931v2, whole genome shotgun sequence genomic DNA contains:
- the LOC6493753 gene encoding radial spoke head protein 3 homolog A isoform X2: protein MPETKQEQQQHPALSHPDQDPVHSTDNRPERSQNFSFASSYPYAPGRISNSNSIGNSYSNSNSNSFNVQRYQSPYNFQHVVTNAFSVLRHHPSEEQELDSFPNRPQQAIVRPIRRQEVAKDSGNDHVEPSRDPARLHFSRSTQEVRSFADELSQKLRFLAPEENYGGGGGSNYSSSSGAWMDSAMAQRPRFETTVPQGIFLPPPHELQMIPATMLRRHVYAYSSYPMILQSYYGKEQPVAGDAKEHKVAATRLNGVRATAALAAGAAAAAASKSSNDSQSLAGGLHITKAQFQQQLQQRRATNNNSSAEKRPIVPPPEPYKNVMYDRRVIKGSNFGNSSLVTDVDPFDKAAELRRRNMLRKRTVQCRNQRNVLGTPPPVKGRKHENIQTEKYLEKLVQRPPEFNVDTQTDLFLEKPPTPPFVPAKVGVDASTEIGDGELFHFDAEAQPIIDVLVDACIEQSMLEVAHEMELSSLRRKQEEFLAQREAELAELRRLEAEEMRLQAEKERRLRQDAIAKELDEEMQKSVTAAKLLQGHIASLVPEVLENIEPASDAVKKEQLMKSICPWLSAEVAEEVGHIVDSREILTAIIQEIIKQRAEIYAGYRDESEPSSRSKDICEEEGCMIDELEACPCESVTEECPESPPTPPHL from the exons ATGCCAGAGACgaagcaggagcagcaacagcacccAGCACTTTCACATCCTGATCAAGATCCTGTCCACTCTACCGACAATAGACCGGAGCGCTCGCAGAACTTCTCCTTCGCCAGCAGCTATCCCTACGCACCAGGAAGGATCTCCAACTCCAACTCTATCGGCAACTCTTATTCgaactccaactccaactctTTCAACGTCCAGCGCTATCAGAGTCCCTACAATTTCCAGCACGTGGTGACGAACGCTTTCTCGGTGCTGCGTCATCATCCTtcggaggagcaggagctggacTCGTTCCCCAATCGACCCCAGCAGGCCATCGTGCGTCCCATACGCCGCCAGGAAGTCGCCAAGGACAGCGGGAATGATCATGTAGAGCCCAGCCGGGATCCGGCACGACTGCACTTCTCCCGCAGCACCCAGGAGGTGCGCAGCTTCGCCGATGAGCTGAGCCAGAAGCTGCGCTTTTTGGCGCCGGAGGAGAACTACGGCGGAGGCGGAGGAAGCAACTACAGCTCAAGTTCCGGAGCCTGGATGGACTCCGCGATGGCGCAACGGCCGCGATTCGAGACGACGGTGCCGCAGGGCATTTTCCTGCCCCCACCGCACGAGCTCCAAATGATTCCCGCCACTATGTTGAGGAGGCATGTCTACGCCTACTCCTCCTATCCCATGATCCTGCAGAGCTACTACGGCAAGGAGCAGCCTGTAGCGGGCGATGCCAAGGAGCACAAGGTGGCCGCCACCCGTTTGAACGGGGTGCGTGCCACGGCGGCCTTAGCTGCCGGCGCAGCTGCGGCAGCGGCCTCCAAGTCCTCCAACGACTCCCAATCCCTCGCCGGCGGCCTACACATCACCAAGGCGCAGTTCCAACAACAACTGCAGCAGCGTCGggccaccaacaacaacagcagtgCCGAGAAAAG ACCCATCGTGCCTCCGCCGGAGCCATACAAAAACGTTATGTACGACCGCCGCGTCATAAAGGGCAGCAACTTTGGTAACTCCTCCCTGGTG ACGGATGTGGATCCATTCGACAAGGCCGCCGAGTTGAGGCGCCGCAATATGCTGCGCAAACGGACAGTGCAGTGCCGCAACCAGAGAAACGTCCTGGGCACACCTCCGCCAGTCAAGGGCCGAAAGCACGAGAACATTCAGACGGAGAAGTACCTCGAAAAGCTAGTGCAGCGTCCGCCCGAGTTCAACGTGGACACGCAGACAGATTTATTCCTGGAGAAGCCGCCGACGCCGCCGTTCGTTCCCGCCAAGGTGGGTGTGGATGCGAGCACCGAGATCGGCGACGGCGAGCTCTTCCACTTCGATGCCGAGGCGCAGCCCATTATTGATGTCCTGGTTGATGCGTGCATCGAACAGAGCATGCTGGAGGTGGCTCACGAGATGGAGCTGTCCAGCCTGAGGCGCAAACAGGAAGA ATTCCTGGCCCAACGGGAGGCGGAGTTGGCCGAATTGCGCCGCTTGGAGGCCGAGGAAATGCGCCTGCAGGCCGAGAAGGAGCGCCGCCTGCGCCAAGATGCCATTGCCAAGGAGCTGGACGAGGAGATGCAGAAGAGCGTGACGGCGGCCAAGTTGCTCCAGGGACACATTGCCAGCCTGGTGCCGGAAGTACTCGAAAACATAGAGCCAGCCAGCGATGCCGTCAAGAAGGAGCAGCTGATGAAGAGCATCTGTCCTTGGCTATCAGCCGAAGTGGCCGAGGAAGTTGGCCACATTGTCGATTCAAGGGAGATCCTTACGGCCATCATCCAGGAGATCATCAAGCAGCGCGCCGAGATCTACGCCGGCTACCGGGATGAGTCAGAGCCGTCCAGTAGGTCCAAGGATATCTGCGAGGAGGAGGGCTGCATGATCGACGAACTTGAGGCATGTCCTTGCGAATCAGTGACGGAGGAGTGCCCCGAATCGCCGCCTACGCCCCCGCATCTGTAG
- the LOC6493753 gene encoding radial spoke head protein 3 homolog B isoform X1: MPTIPKRDHKPNGGSKGSGMDFLSTGIKGTEVTEMQLKWQDTPCPAPPCKQAFWWASQPKPIKIKGCPKPIVPPPEPYKNVMYDRRVIKGSNFGNSSLVTDVDPFDKAAELRRRNMLRKRTVQCRNQRNVLGTPPPVKGRKHENIQTEKYLEKLVQRPPEFNVDTQTDLFLEKPPTPPFVPAKVGVDASTEIGDGELFHFDAEAQPIIDVLVDACIEQSMLEVAHEMELSSLRRKQEEFLAQREAELAELRRLEAEEMRLQAEKERRLRQDAIAKELDEEMQKSVTAAKLLQGHIASLVPEVLENIEPASDAVKKEQLMKSICPWLSAEVAEEVGHIVDSREILTAIIQEIIKQRAEIYAGYRDESEPSSRSKDICEEEGCMIDELEACPCESVTEECPESPPTPPHL; this comes from the exons ATGCCCACAATCCCGAAGCGCGACCACAAGCCCAATGGCGGCAGCAAGGGCTCCGGCATGGACTTCCTCAGCACCGGAATCAAAGGCACCGAGGTCACCGAGATGCAGCTCAAGTGGCAGGACACCCCCTGTCCCGCGCCGCCGTGCAAGCAGGCCTTCTGGTGGGCCAGCCAGCCCAAGCCGATCAAAATCAAAGGTTGCCCCAA ACCCATCGTGCCTCCGCCGGAGCCATACAAAAACGTTATGTACGACCGCCGCGTCATAAAGGGCAGCAACTTTGGTAACTCCTCCCTGGTG ACGGATGTGGATCCATTCGACAAGGCCGCCGAGTTGAGGCGCCGCAATATGCTGCGCAAACGGACAGTGCAGTGCCGCAACCAGAGAAACGTCCTGGGCACACCTCCGCCAGTCAAGGGCCGAAAGCACGAGAACATTCAGACGGAGAAGTACCTCGAAAAGCTAGTGCAGCGTCCGCCCGAGTTCAACGTGGACACGCAGACAGATTTATTCCTGGAGAAGCCGCCGACGCCGCCGTTCGTTCCCGCCAAGGTGGGTGTGGATGCGAGCACCGAGATCGGCGACGGCGAGCTCTTCCACTTCGATGCCGAGGCGCAGCCCATTATTGATGTCCTGGTTGATGCGTGCATCGAACAGAGCATGCTGGAGGTGGCTCACGAGATGGAGCTGTCCAGCCTGAGGCGCAAACAGGAAGA ATTCCTGGCCCAACGGGAGGCGGAGTTGGCCGAATTGCGCCGCTTGGAGGCCGAGGAAATGCGCCTGCAGGCCGAGAAGGAGCGCCGCCTGCGCCAAGATGCCATTGCCAAGGAGCTGGACGAGGAGATGCAGAAGAGCGTGACGGCGGCCAAGTTGCTCCAGGGACACATTGCCAGCCTGGTGCCGGAAGTACTCGAAAACATAGAGCCAGCCAGCGATGCCGTCAAGAAGGAGCAGCTGATGAAGAGCATCTGTCCTTGGCTATCAGCCGAAGTGGCCGAGGAAGTTGGCCACATTGTCGATTCAAGGGAGATCCTTACGGCCATCATCCAGGAGATCATCAAGCAGCGCGCCGAGATCTACGCCGGCTACCGGGATGAGTCAGAGCCGTCCAGTAGGTCCAAGGATATCTGCGAGGAGGAGGGCTGCATGATCGACGAACTTGAGGCATGTCCTTGCGAATCAGTGACGGAGGAGTGCCCCGAATCGCCGCCTACGCCCCCGCATCTGTAG